From Desmodus rotundus isolate HL8 chromosome 12, HLdesRot8A.1, whole genome shotgun sequence, one genomic window encodes:
- the CHRNB2 gene encoding neuronal acetylcholine receptor subunit beta-2, whose product MAWRSGSMALLLGFSLLQLCSGVWGTDTEERLVEHLLDPSRYNKLIRPATNGSELVTVQLMVSLAQLISVHEREQIMTTNVWLTQEWEDYRLTWKPEEFDNMKKVRLPSKHIWLPDVVLYNNADGMYEVSFYSNAVVSYDGSIFWLPPAIYKSACKIEVKHFPFDQQNCTMKFRSWTYDRTEIDLVLKSDVASLDDFTPSGEWDIVALPGRRNENPEDSTYVDITYDFIIRRKPLFYTINLIIPCVLITSLAILVFYLPSDCGEKMTLCISVLLALTVFLLLISKIVPPTSLDVPLVGKYLMFTMVLVTFSIVTSVCVLNVHHRSPTTHTMAPWVKVVFLEKLPTLLFMQQPRHHCARQRLRQGRRQRERERPRTLFFREAPGADSCTCFVNRTSVQGLAEAFGAEPAPAAVPGRLGGPCGCGLQEAVDGVRFIADHMRSEDDDQSVSEDWKYVAMVIDRLFLWIFVFVCVFGTIGMFLQPLFQNYTAATFLHADHSAPSSK is encoded by the exons ATGGCCTGGCGCTCCGGCTCCATGGCGCTGCTCCTCGGCTTCAGCCTCCTCCAGCTGTGCTCAG GAGTATGGGGTACAGATACAGAGGAGCGGCTGGTGGAGCATCTCCTGGATCCTTCCCGCTACAACAAGCTTATCCGCCCAGCCACCAATGGCTCTGAGCTGGTGACGGTACAGCTTATGGTCTCACTGGCCCAGCTCATCAGTGTG CATGAGCGGGAGCAGATCATGACCACCAATGTCTGGCTCACCCAG gaATGGGAGGATTATCGCCTCACTTGGAAGCCTGAGGAGTTTGACAACATGAAGAAAGTTCGACTCCCTTCCAAACACATCTGGCTCCCAGATGTGGTCCTATATAACAA TGCTGACGGCATGTATGAGGTGTCCTTCTATTCCAACGCCGTGGTCTCCTATGATGGCAGCATCTTCTGGCTGCCACCTGCCATCTACAAGAGCGCCTGCAAGATCGAAGTAAAGCACTTCCCATTTGACCAGCAAAACTGTACCATGAAGTTCCGCTCGTGGACCTACGACCGCACGGAGATCGACCTGGTGCTCAAGAGTGATGTGGCCAGCCTGGACGACTTCACCCCCAGTGGCGAGTGGGACATCGTGGCGCTGCCGGGCCGGCGCAACGAGAACCCGGAGGACTCCACTTATGTGGACATCACCTATGACTTCATCATCCGCCGCAAGCCGCTGTTCTACACCATCAATCTCATCATCCCCTGTGTGCTCATCACCTCGCTGGCCATCCTCGTCTTCTACCTGCCGTCCGACTGCGGCGAGAAGATGACGCTGTGCATCTCCGTGCTGCTGGCGCTCACCGTCTTCCTGCTGCTCATCTCCAAGATCGTGCCGCCCACGTCCCTCGACGTGCCGCTGGTTGGCAAGTACCTCATGTTCACCATGGTGCTTGTCACCTTCTCCATCGTCACTAGTGTGTGTGTGCTCAATGTGCACCACCGTTCACCGACCACACACACCATGGCACCCTGGGTCAAGGTCGTCTTCCTGGAGAAGCTACCCACGCTACTCTTCATGCAGCAGCCGCGCCACCACTGCGCCCGTCAACGCCTGCGCCAGGGGCGGCGCCAGCGCGAGCGAGAGCGCCCTAGGACCCTCTTCTTCCGGGAAGCCCCTGGGGCCGACTCCTGCACATGCTTTGTCAACCGCACGTCAGTCCAGGGCTTGGCTGAGGCCTTTGGCGCAGAGCCCGCGCCTGCAGCGGTCCCGGGGCGCTTGGGGGGGCCGTGTGGCTGTGGCCTCCAGGAGGCGGTGGACGGTGTGCGCTTCATTGCGGACCACATGCGCAGCGAGGACGACGACCAAAGT GTGAGTGAGGACTGGAAGTATGTTGCCATGGTGATCGACCGCCTGTTCCTTTGGATCTTTGTCTTCGTCTGTGTCTTTGGCACCATCGGAATGTTCCTACAGCCTCTCTTCCAAAACTACACCGCTGCCACCTTCCTCCATGCAGACCACTCAGCTCCCAGTTCCAAGTGA